From Thermoflavifilum aggregans, a single genomic window includes:
- a CDS encoding SusD/RagB family nutrient-binding outer membrane lipoprotein: protein MKAGHLFRILSLLCVVFYNFSCNQSFQDLNVNPNKPTQVPPSLLLTGILNDMADLPGGMDERWDQYFLINYSYYGNNRYDFGPGNDYYATLKNVDKMVQEASVGNTSSQNPYHALALFFKAYFFTKMSLEMGDIPMRDALKGTNDLTPVYDSQKLVFQQAFLWLDTANQELHQLIVSGASKPDGDFYFNGNLAQWQKVVNAFRLILLIHLSKKINDPDLHIAQQFNTLVNNPSQYPLLQSNDDNLQYVFIYPTNIYPRNPGNFGFNALRENCSATYVGLLTQLHDPRVFVTSEPAQALVSAGTSPTSFNAFVGADPGEDLGTMYNKTNAGEYSLINRKRYYDTYTGEPCIQIGYAEQCFNIAEAINRGWITGGPLGNAEAYYTQGIQASWSFYQIPLSGQFTAYFLHPGASLGTYDTYQIPVDFTSYYNQPTVKYAGNNATGLTQILQQKYLALFLHAGLEAYYQYRRTGVPVFTTGPGTGNSGRIAMRFQYPAAERTANAANVQAALDRQFGGNDDINGIMWILK, encoded by the coding sequence ATGAAAGCAGGTCATTTGTTCCGCATTTTATCGCTTTTATGTGTTGTTTTTTACAATTTTTCATGCAATCAATCATTTCAGGATCTGAATGTCAATCCAAACAAACCTACACAGGTTCCTCCTTCGTTGTTACTCACCGGTATTCTGAACGATATGGCTGATTTGCCTGGAGGAATGGATGAGCGATGGGATCAATATTTTTTGATTAATTACAGTTATTATGGTAATAACCGGTATGATTTCGGACCTGGAAATGATTATTATGCAACGTTAAAGAACGTGGATAAAATGGTTCAGGAAGCATCAGTTGGGAATACGTCATCACAAAATCCCTATCATGCATTGGCGCTTTTCTTTAAAGCGTATTTCTTTACCAAGATGAGTTTGGAAATGGGTGATATTCCGATGCGCGATGCATTGAAAGGAACAAATGATCTTACTCCAGTATATGATTCGCAAAAACTTGTTTTTCAGCAGGCCTTTCTTTGGTTGGATACAGCTAATCAGGAATTGCATCAGCTCATTGTTTCTGGAGCCAGTAAGCCAGATGGTGATTTTTATTTCAATGGTAATCTGGCGCAATGGCAGAAAGTTGTGAATGCGTTCAGACTAATATTGCTGATTCATTTGAGCAAAAAAATCAACGATCCGGATTTGCATATTGCCCAGCAATTTAATACCCTTGTCAATAATCCTTCGCAATATCCCTTGCTGCAAAGCAATGATGATAATTTGCAATACGTGTTTATTTATCCCACAAATATATATCCCCGTAACCCGGGCAATTTTGGTTTCAATGCATTGAGAGAAAACTGTTCTGCTACTTATGTAGGCCTGCTTACACAATTACATGATCCCCGTGTATTTGTTACTTCGGAACCTGCTCAGGCTCTCGTGTCTGCCGGCACTTCACCCACCAGTTTTAATGCTTTTGTGGGAGCTGATCCCGGAGAAGATCTGGGTACCATGTATAATAAAACCAATGCAGGCGAATATTCATTAATCAACCGAAAAAGATATTACGATACCTACACGGGTGAGCCCTGTATTCAAATTGGTTATGCAGAACAATGTTTCAATATTGCAGAAGCTATCAACCGCGGATGGATTACAGGCGGGCCTCTTGGGAATGCAGAAGCTTATTATACACAAGGCATTCAGGCCTCGTGGAGTTTTTATCAGATTCCTTTATCAGGACAGTTCACGGCTTATTTCCTGCATCCCGGTGCTAGCCTGGGTACTTATGATACTTATCAGATTCCGGTAGATTTTACCAGCTATTACAACCAGCCAACAGTAAAATATGCAGGTAACAATGCAACAGGACTTACCCAGATTCTTCAACAAAAATATCTTGCTTTGTTTCTGCATGCCGGACTTGAAGCTTACTATCAATACCGGCGTACGGGAGTTCCGGTATTTACTACCGGACCTGGAACAGGAAATAGTGGCCGTATTGCTATGCGTTTTCAATATCCTGCTGCTGAACGCACTGCCAATGCAGCAAATGTGCAAGCTGCTCTTGACCGTCAGTTTGGAGGTAATGATGATATCAATGGCATCATGTGGATCCTGAAATAA
- a CDS encoding SusC/RagA family TonB-linked outer membrane protein, translating to MIQFYLHARKTCICLFAGLIMFISAAGQEMISGKVISSVDQQPVRGASVFSVMTKEGRITGENGQFHLPYVLHDTLVVKFIGFETQRIPVAENKELMIVLKPAQQALDEVVVTALGVRKEVKKIGYAVQEVNGDELVKARDQNPLTGLEGKVAGLSIGPSAEMLRQPTVLLRGNQISLYVVDGVPISSDSWNINPDDIASISILKGPVAAALYGSRAQYGAILITTKKGLKQKGWQVEVNSTNMFDKGFIAFPRLQNEYGPGENQLYAFADGRGGGLNDNDYDIWGPKFRGQLIPQYDGKYYPDSVFTTVFPGGYVWKGHIQPTPWIARGANNLQRFLRIGFQTNNNISLSATGDAYQLRFSVSQSHQQSIIPNMSLNIINFNTYGSYKLSDRIKIESNVNINRQFSPNFPDVDYGPNSLIYNVAIWTGADWDVDAPDIRAIWQPGKVGIQQMFAEYQRYHNPWFMVYEWLRGHYKTDIYGYVTAHYVINPHVNVQVRTQITTYNLFRNEKMPYSAHPYGREQNKGDYREDHRDLFENNTDVQLNYDYTIGRKVEISGLVGGSVRLFNYRSTWISTDYLSVPGVYNFSNSLNPIQASNFLADMRVYSAYASSDISLSKYATIGLTGRIDKSSALPPKHNIYFYPSISLSSVLSDYIQLPRNISFFKIRASFATIHGDATSPTIGPAPFNTITQFGANPSGNSLYDYPLAYGNPYLSPYGGPDYSLIQTYSTSKPYNNMTAAYYSSNLYDPNLKTFNRVNFEQGFDIKFINNRLGLSATAFQYIDGPQILQNPISTATGYSYYYLNALKTEKSGYELNITATPVSVSHLFNWDISFNWSTFKEIYLELPPGQTTYNTFFRKGDRVDKFYGSAFVKTKEGLVVYDNSGAPLINPVPQFLGYLNGKYEWGIYNQIRYKQFSLGFQFDGRVGGVTTDYIHNKTMRGGRNIETVQGQLGIARDLDDQHAGDPNWKGAYVGEGVVVANNTPINFDSKTGVITNYDQLKFVPNTTPIQVQPWTTIYYSTSEANLMSKTFTKLREVIISYDFPEKWLHRSGIQGLTVSLVGRNLLYFYKDKRFKDVDVDQFNYGTGSTTLQTPTTRRFGFNIQLTF from the coding sequence ATGATACAATTTTATTTACACGCCAGAAAAACCTGTATATGTCTGTTTGCCGGATTGATCATGTTTATCTCAGCCGCCGGCCAGGAAATGATTTCAGGAAAAGTGATTTCTTCTGTTGATCAACAGCCTGTACGGGGCGCCAGTGTTTTCTCGGTAATGACAAAAGAAGGCAGGATTACCGGAGAAAACGGACAGTTTCATTTGCCTTATGTATTGCACGATACATTGGTTGTCAAGTTCATTGGATTTGAAACGCAACGCATTCCCGTAGCAGAAAATAAGGAATTGATGATTGTGCTGAAACCTGCTCAGCAAGCTCTCGATGAAGTTGTGGTTACGGCATTGGGTGTTCGCAAGGAGGTAAAGAAAATCGGATATGCCGTTCAGGAAGTAAATGGAGATGAACTGGTGAAAGCACGTGACCAAAATCCACTTACCGGTTTGGAAGGCAAAGTAGCAGGCCTTTCGATAGGCCCGTCTGCTGAAATGCTTCGTCAGCCGACGGTGTTATTACGTGGAAATCAGATTAGTTTATATGTGGTAGATGGTGTTCCTATCAGTTCCGATAGCTGGAATATCAATCCGGATGATATTGCATCCATTTCTATACTAAAAGGCCCGGTAGCAGCTGCTTTGTACGGAAGCCGTGCGCAGTATGGTGCAATATTAATTACCACCAAAAAAGGACTCAAACAAAAAGGCTGGCAGGTGGAAGTTAACTCCACCAATATGTTTGACAAAGGATTTATTGCTTTTCCACGTTTGCAAAATGAATATGGTCCCGGAGAAAACCAACTATATGCTTTTGCTGATGGACGTGGCGGAGGTTTGAATGACAATGACTATGATATCTGGGGACCTAAATTCCGCGGACAATTGATACCGCAATATGATGGAAAATATTATCCTGATTCTGTTTTTACCACTGTATTTCCGGGAGGATATGTGTGGAAGGGGCATATTCAGCCCACACCATGGATTGCACGTGGAGCCAATAATCTGCAACGCTTTCTGAGAATAGGTTTTCAGACCAATAATAACATATCCCTGTCGGCTACAGGTGACGCATATCAGCTCAGGTTTTCCGTTTCTCAATCTCATCAGCAGAGCATTATCCCTAACATGAGTCTGAATATTATCAATTTCAACACCTATGGTTCCTATAAGCTTAGCGATCGCATCAAGATTGAATCAAATGTGAATATCAACCGTCAGTTCAGTCCTAATTTCCCGGATGTAGATTATGGCCCCAACAGTTTGATTTACAATGTGGCTATCTGGACGGGAGCAGATTGGGATGTGGATGCACCGGATATCCGTGCTATCTGGCAGCCCGGTAAAGTGGGTATCCAGCAAATGTTTGCCGAATATCAGCGCTATCACAATCCATGGTTTATGGTTTATGAATGGTTGAGAGGTCATTACAAAACAGACATTTATGGTTATGTAACAGCTCATTATGTGATAAATCCGCATGTAAATGTGCAGGTTCGTACACAGATTACCACCTATAATTTGTTTCGGAATGAAAAAATGCCTTACTCGGCACATCCATATGGCCGTGAACAAAACAAAGGTGATTACCGGGAAGATCATCGTGACCTGTTTGAGAATAATACCGATGTTCAGTTGAATTATGATTATACTATCGGAAGAAAAGTTGAAATCAGCGGTTTGGTCGGTGGAAGTGTAAGATTATTTAATTATCGTTCAACCTGGATTTCTACTGATTATTTAAGTGTACCTGGTGTGTATAATTTCAGCAATTCCCTGAACCCTATCCAGGCCAGCAATTTCCTGGCTGATATGCGTGTGTATAGTGCTTATGCTTCATCGGATATTTCGCTTTCCAAGTATGCTACTATCGGACTTACAGGAAGAATCGACAAATCTTCGGCTCTTCCTCCTAAACATAACATTTATTTTTATCCTAGCATTTCTTTGTCATCAGTATTATCGGATTATATTCAATTACCCAGAAATATTTCCTTCTTCAAAATACGTGCTTCGTTTGCTACCATACATGGTGATGCAACCTCTCCCACTATAGGGCCGGCACCATTTAATACCATCACACAATTTGGTGCTAATCCATCCGGAAATTCTTTGTATGATTATCCATTGGCATACGGAAATCCCTATCTGTCGCCTTACGGAGGGCCAGATTATTCGCTGATTCAAACCTATTCTACTTCCAAACCATACAACAACATGACGGCTGCCTATTACAGCAGCAACCTGTATGATCCGAATCTCAAAACTTTCAATCGGGTGAATTTTGAACAGGGGTTTGATATCAAATTCATAAACAATCGCTTGGGATTAAGTGCTACAGCTTTTCAGTACATTGATGGCCCGCAGATCCTGCAAAATCCTATTTCCACAGCTACTGGATACAGTTATTATTATCTGAATGCATTGAAAACAGAAAAGAGCGGATATGAACTGAATATCACGGCAACGCCTGTATCTGTTTCTCATCTTTTCAATTGGGATATATCATTTAACTGGAGTACGTTCAAAGAAATATATCTGGAATTGCCGCCTGGTCAAACAACCTACAATACATTCTTTCGTAAAGGAGATCGTGTAGATAAGTTTTATGGTTCTGCTTTCGTGAAAACCAAGGAAGGACTGGTTGTATATGATAATAGTGGTGCTCCTCTCATTAATCCGGTTCCTCAATTCCTGGGTTATCTGAATGGGAAATATGAATGGGGCATATACAATCAGATCCGGTATAAACAATTCAGCCTGGGATTTCAGTTTGATGGAAGGGTAGGTGGTGTGACTACTGATTATATTCACAACAAAACGATGCGCGGAGGAAGAAATATAGAAACTGTGCAAGGTCAATTAGGTATAGCCCGAGATCTGGACGATCAGCATGCAGGTGATCCAAACTGGAAAGGAGCTTATGTGGGTGAGGGTGTAGTGGTTGCGAACAATACGCCTATCAATTTTGATTCAAAAACGGGAGTTATTACCAATTATGATCAACTGAAGTTTGTACCCAATACCACACCTATACAGGTGCAACCCTGGACTACCATTTATTACTCTACCAGTGAAGCCAATTTGATGAGCAAAACTTTTACCAAACTAAGAGAAGTAATTATCAGCTATGATTTCCCTGAGAAATGGCTGCATCGTTCAGGAATTCAAGGCTTAACAGTTTCGCTTGTAGGAAGAAATTTGCTTTATTTCTACAAGGATAAAAGATTTAAGGATGTAGATGTAGATCAGTTTAATTATGGAACTGGCAGCACCACGTTGCAAACGCCCACAACAAGAAGATTTGGTTTTAATATTCAGCTTACCTTTTAA
- a CDS encoding phosphoglyceromutase: MQRFFLLFICSFFLVVYLANAQQPARNLVIVTFDGMRWQEIFSGVDSVLLHDAAYTRDPDEMQRLYWDASPQVRREKLFPFIWGVIAHDGQLFGNRILGNDMNVANVYHFSYPGYNEIFTGYADFWVNSNNKIPNPNRNVLGFLNNKPLYHNHVAAFTSWSVFPYILNKWESGIYVNADEDSLPDATPELQLLNLLQRLTAKPLDLRPDIFTYAAAKEYLKAYHPRVLYIAFDETDDYAHAGMYDQYIKSAHAEDGMIRDLWAYLQQDPFYAGQTVLLLTCDHGRGTGDAWRNHGTFTKGSSAIWMAVMGPGIAPTGEHAEPARYHQKQIAATIAQILGFTFQTDHRVAKSLYPILTENNIYNEYSFKSQRGH; encoded by the coding sequence ATGCAACGTTTTTTTCTGTTATTCATTTGTTCATTTTTTCTCGTTGTATACCTGGCTAATGCCCAGCAGCCTGCGAGAAATCTGGTTATTGTTACTTTCGACGGAATGCGATGGCAGGAGATTTTCAGTGGGGTGGATTCAGTATTGCTGCATGATGCGGCATATACGCGTGATCCGGATGAGATGCAGCGCTTGTATTGGGATGCATCTCCGCAGGTTCGGCGGGAGAAGTTGTTTCCGTTTATCTGGGGCGTGATTGCACATGATGGACAGTTGTTTGGCAACAGGATTCTGGGCAATGACATGAATGTGGCCAATGTGTATCATTTTTCCTATCCCGGTTATAATGAAATCTTTACTGGATATGCTGATTTTTGGGTTAATAGCAACAACAAAATACCCAATCCTAACCGCAATGTGTTGGGTTTTCTCAACAACAAGCCATTATATCATAATCATGTTGCTGCGTTCACATCTTGGAGTGTATTTCCATATATTTTGAACAAATGGGAAAGTGGCATATACGTAAATGCTGATGAAGATAGCTTACCCGATGCTACACCTGAACTGCAATTGCTGAACCTTCTGCAGCGTTTGACAGCTAAGCCATTGGATCTGCGGCCAGATATTTTCACATATGCAGCGGCAAAAGAATATTTAAAAGCCTATCATCCTCGCGTGTTGTACATAGCTTTTGATGAGACGGATGATTATGCGCATGCGGGTATGTATGATCAGTACATCAAAAGTGCGCATGCAGAAGATGGGATGATTCGCGATTTGTGGGCATATCTGCAGCAGGATCCGTTTTATGCTGGACAAACGGTTTTGTTGCTTACCTGTGATCATGGTCGTGGCACAGGCGATGCATGGAGGAACCATGGTACGTTTACCAAAGGCTCATCGGCCATCTGGATGGCAGTGATGGGACCAGGAATTGCACCAACAGGTGAACATGCTGAGCCTGCCCGTTATCATCAGAAGCAAATTGCAGCTACCATTGCCCAGATATTAGGATTTACATTTCAAACCGATCATCGTGTAGCAAAATCACTTTATCCGATACTTACAGAAAACAATATTTACAATGAATATTCATTCAAAAGCCAGAGAGGCCACTGA